A single region of the Stenotrophomonas sp. Marseille-Q4652 genome encodes:
- a CDS encoding acyl-CoA desaturase, with translation MSTPHNRGLTPAELDAFGAELDALRARHVATLGDADARYIRKVVAAVRWTGVAGRVLLFVAAFSPLFAAWLLWPAAIAGTLLLGLSKILENMELAHNVMHGQYDWIGDPALQGKTYEWDIAGTSENWRKTHNFSHHTYTNVRGMDEDIGYGLLRIFPEQRWHPFFLFQPLVAIVFALYFQWGIAIQDLRIGRLLKGRITLRQLWDQSQPVRRKVAKQLLKDYVLFPALAGPFFLTVMLGNLVANGMRNVWTYVVIFCGHFTADAETFPKECVANESRGHWYLRQLRGSSNLTGGKWMHVMTGNLSHQIEHHFYPDVPANRYAAMAVEVRQICERYGQHYNTGSMVKQFGQVVWRILRHSLPSRPAPARPLVTATAGQGG, from the coding sequence ATGTCCACCCCGCACAACCGCGGCCTGACCCCGGCCGAACTGGACGCCTTCGGCGCCGAGCTCGACGCCCTGCGCGCCCGTCACGTGGCGACGCTCGGCGATGCCGATGCCCGCTACATCCGCAAGGTGGTGGCCGCCGTTCGCTGGACCGGCGTGGCCGGCCGCGTGCTGCTGTTCGTGGCCGCGTTCTCGCCGCTGTTCGCCGCCTGGTTGCTGTGGCCGGCCGCGATTGCCGGCACCCTGCTGCTGGGCCTGTCCAAGATCCTGGAGAACATGGAGCTGGCGCACAACGTCATGCACGGCCAGTACGACTGGATCGGCGACCCGGCGCTGCAGGGCAAGACCTACGAGTGGGACATCGCCGGCACCTCGGAGAACTGGCGCAAGACCCACAACTTCAGCCACCACACCTACACCAACGTGCGTGGCATGGACGAGGACATCGGCTACGGCCTGCTGCGCATCTTCCCGGAGCAGCGCTGGCACCCGTTCTTCCTGTTCCAGCCGCTGGTCGCGATCGTGTTCGCGCTGTACTTCCAGTGGGGCATCGCCATCCAGGACCTGCGCATCGGCCGCCTGCTCAAGGGCAGGATCACGCTGCGCCAGCTGTGGGACCAGTCGCAGCCCGTGCGTCGCAAGGTCGCCAAGCAGCTGCTCAAGGACTACGTGCTGTTCCCGGCGCTGGCCGGCCCGTTCTTCCTGACCGTGATGCTGGGCAACCTGGTGGCCAACGGCATGCGCAACGTGTGGACCTACGTGGTGATCTTCTGCGGTCACTTCACGGCCGATGCGGAGACCTTCCCGAAGGAATGCGTTGCCAACGAGAGCCGCGGCCACTGGTATCTGCGTCAGTTGCGCGGTTCGTCGAACCTGACCGGCGGCAAGTGGATGCACGTGATGACCGGCAACCTGTCGCACCAGATCGAGCACCACTTCTACCCGGACGTGCCGGCCAACCGCTACGCGGCGATGGCGGTGGAAGTGCGCCAGATCTGCGAGCGCTACGGCCAGCACTACAACACCGGCTCGATGGTGAAGCAGTTCGGCCAGGTGGTGTGGCGCATCCTGCGCCACTCGCTGCCGAGCCGGCCGGCTCCGGCACGGCCACTGGTCACGGCCACCGCGGGGCAGGGCGGCTGA
- a CDS encoding EAL domain-containing protein produces the protein MINLAHRQTSDPGTALFALLDSHGRIAARSRDPERWLGKQVPDWDALQAVGRDHGHFRALTQEGQEVILSFQKLQTAPGWALVVGEPREGFEAGWRSPLRGIVVGGLIAFVLAVIAAQRLARRILRTVRALARRSQLVADGVDSVDMAIGSKVTEFQQLQLNLTAAEDALRQRARDARAMAAQLEQGQRRYRAVAEAGALVFWESDVRGAMRLVTGWGELTGLEEAAALGHGWTRRVHPEDLPAINHAWKTGLRQAQPLDVEFRLQDASGQWRWVRARGALVEDGGQPEWAGVIEDVHARRQAQDEIAYLAGHDPLTGLCNRAVFNQRVERAITQARRGTRSAVLYLDLDRFKEVNDSLGHPVGDDLLRQVATRLGDQVRQTDTLARLGGDEFALLVEGNEAADDVAALAARLVDTVRAPYRVQGHHVVIGTSLGIHLIEDGAGDRDRVLQNADMALYQAKSDGRGCFRFLEPAMDLRMQQRRTLEMDLRQALEHGEFRLHYQPLVDLRTRAPVACEALLRWQHPQRGLLLPSMFMPLAAEIGLVAPLFRWMLEQACREAAGWSSPLPVAVDVAGAQLGAGFAAQVTAALQAAGLDGTRLQLEIPEEALVPQLDAVAPDLRQLRQAGVRIVMDGFGAGHSSLRNLRRFSFDKVRIDPCYMRDLADDEQAATVIQAMAVLCRRLGIATCVAASKPGRNCACSIRAAVTRAKVRCSGRRPSGHRHHEAPCLRRHDGRRTAGRGGHSSDHHAQGDPGARGAADPGAGRRGRGALP, from the coding sequence ATGATCAACCTGGCCCATCGCCAGACCAGCGATCCGGGTACCGCCCTGTTCGCGCTGTTGGACAGCCACGGCCGCATTGCCGCGCGCTCGCGCGATCCGGAACGTTGGCTGGGCAAGCAGGTGCCGGACTGGGACGCACTGCAGGCAGTGGGCCGGGACCACGGCCACTTCCGTGCCCTCACCCAGGAAGGACAGGAGGTGATCCTGTCCTTCCAGAAGCTGCAGACCGCACCGGGCTGGGCACTGGTGGTCGGCGAGCCGCGCGAGGGGTTCGAGGCCGGCTGGCGCTCGCCGTTGCGCGGCATCGTGGTCGGCGGCCTGATCGCCTTCGTGCTGGCCGTCATTGCTGCGCAACGGCTGGCCCGGCGCATCCTGCGTACGGTCCGCGCCTTGGCCCGGCGCAGCCAGCTGGTTGCCGACGGCGTGGACAGCGTGGACATGGCCATCGGCTCCAAGGTCACCGAATTCCAGCAACTGCAGCTCAACCTGACCGCAGCCGAGGACGCGCTGCGCCAGCGTGCCCGCGACGCCCGTGCGATGGCCGCGCAGCTTGAACAGGGCCAGCGCCGCTACCGCGCGGTGGCCGAGGCCGGTGCACTGGTGTTCTGGGAATCCGACGTGCGCGGCGCGATGCGCCTGGTGACCGGCTGGGGGGAACTGACCGGGCTGGAAGAGGCCGCCGCGCTCGGCCACGGCTGGACCCGGCGCGTGCACCCGGAAGACCTGCCGGCCATCAACCATGCCTGGAAGACAGGCCTGCGCCAGGCGCAGCCGCTGGATGTCGAGTTCCGCCTGCAGGACGCCAGTGGCCAGTGGCGCTGGGTCCGCGCCCGCGGCGCACTGGTCGAGGACGGCGGCCAGCCCGAGTGGGCCGGCGTGATCGAGGACGTGCATGCCCGCCGCCAGGCCCAGGACGAGATTGCCTACCTTGCCGGGCACGACCCGCTGACCGGCCTGTGCAACCGCGCCGTGTTCAACCAGCGCGTGGAGCGGGCCATCACACAGGCCCGGCGCGGTACCCGTTCGGCGGTGCTGTACCTGGACCTGGACCGCTTCAAGGAGGTCAACGACAGCCTTGGCCATCCGGTCGGCGATGATCTGCTGCGCCAGGTTGCCACCCGCCTGGGCGACCAGGTCCGCCAGACCGACACCCTCGCCCGCCTCGGCGGCGACGAGTTCGCCCTGCTGGTCGAGGGCAACGAGGCGGCCGATGACGTGGCCGCGCTGGCCGCGCGACTGGTGGACACCGTCCGGGCGCCCTACCGGGTGCAGGGCCACCACGTTGTGATCGGCACCAGCCTGGGCATCCACCTGATCGAGGACGGCGCCGGCGACCGCGACCGCGTCCTGCAGAACGCCGACATGGCCCTGTACCAGGCCAAGAGCGATGGCCGCGGCTGCTTTCGCTTCTTGGAGCCGGCGATGGACCTGCGCATGCAGCAGCGCCGCACGCTGGAGATGGACCTGCGCCAGGCGCTGGAGCATGGCGAGTTCCGCCTGCATTACCAGCCGCTGGTGGACCTGCGTACGCGCGCCCCGGTGGCCTGCGAGGCGCTGCTGCGCTGGCAGCATCCGCAGCGTGGGCTGCTGCTGCCCTCCATGTTCATGCCGCTGGCGGCCGAGATCGGCCTGGTCGCCCCGCTGTTCCGCTGGATGCTCGAACAGGCCTGCCGCGAGGCGGCGGGCTGGTCCTCCCCGCTGCCGGTGGCGGTGGACGTGGCCGGTGCCCAGCTGGGCGCGGGCTTTGCCGCGCAGGTGACTGCAGCGCTGCAGGCAGCCGGGCTGGATGGAACCCGGCTGCAACTGGAAATCCCCGAGGAAGCACTGGTGCCGCAGCTCGACGCGGTGGCCCCGGACCTGCGCCAGCTGCGCCAGGCCGGCGTGCGGATCGTGATGGACGGCTTTGGTGCCGGCCATTCCTCGCTGCGCAACCTGCGCCGCTTCTCCTTCGACAAGGTCAGGATCGACCCGTGCTACATGCGCGACCTGGCCGATGACGAACAGGCCGCGACCGTGATCCAGGCCATGGCGGTGCTGTGCCGCCGCCTGGGGATCGCCACCTGCGTGGCGGCATCGAAACCGGGGCGCAACTGCGCATGCTCGATCCGGGCTGCTGTGACGAGGGCCAAGGTCCGCTGTTCAGGGCGCCGGCCGAGCGGCCACCGGCACCATGAAGCGCCTTGCCTGCGCCGCCATGATGGCCGCCGCACCGCTGGGCGTGGCGGCCACTCCAGCGACCACCACGCTCAAGGCGACCCCGGCGCACGAGGCGCTGCTGATCCTGGCGCTGGCCGAAGAGGTCGTGGCGCACTGCCCTGA
- the fabR gene encoding HTH-type transcriptional repressor FabR has product MTTLSPPLPAADDAQPARKHSISRDDLLKAALALIGPHRSVSTLSLREVAREAGIAPNSFYRQFRDMDELTVALIELAGTALRTIIGQARQRAASSDRGVIRLSVETFMEQLRAEDKLMHVLLREGTAGSDAYKRAVDRQLNYFEDELQLDLIRLAAADHGAVLVEPALAAKAITRLIFAMGGTALDLPPEKDPELIEQMSWMIRMIVTGARTLAGHPPRG; this is encoded by the coding sequence ATGACCACCCTATCCCCGCCCCTTCCCGCCGCAGATGACGCCCAGCCGGCGCGCAAGCACTCGATCTCGCGAGATGACCTGCTCAAGGCGGCGCTGGCGCTGATCGGCCCGCACCGCAGCGTGTCGACCCTGAGCCTGCGCGAGGTCGCCCGCGAGGCCGGGATCGCGCCGAACTCGTTCTACCGGCAGTTCCGCGACATGGACGAGCTGACCGTGGCCCTGATCGAACTGGCCGGTACCGCCCTGCGCACGATCATCGGCCAGGCCCGCCAGCGCGCCGCCAGTTCCGACCGCGGCGTGATCCGGCTGTCGGTGGAGACCTTCATGGAGCAGCTGCGCGCCGAGGACAAGCTGATGCATGTGCTGCTGCGCGAGGGCACCGCCGGCTCGGACGCCTACAAGCGCGCCGTGGACCGGCAATTGAATTACTTCGAGGACGAACTGCAGCTGGACCTGATCCGCCTGGCCGCAGCCGACCACGGCGCGGTGCTGGTCGAGCCGGCACTGGCCGCCAAGGCCATCACCCGGCTGATATTTGCCATGGGCGGTACCGCGCTGGATCTGCCGCCGGAGAAGGATCCGGAACTGATCGAGCAGATGAGCTGGATGATCCGCATGATCGTCACCGGTGCACGCACCCTGGCCGGACACCCACCCCGGGGCTGA
- the hutU gene encoding urocanate hydratase, producing MTRHDPSRNPRAPRGNTLNCRSWLTEAPFRMLQNNLDAEVAEDPAALVVYGGIGRAARDWESYDRILETLKRLEDDQTLLVQSGKPVGVFPTHPDAPRVLIANSNLVPHWANWDHFNELDRKGLMMYGQMTAGSWIYIGTQGIVQGTYETFVEMGRQHYGGDLTGKWILTAGLGGMGGAQPLAASLAGACSLVVECRQSRIDFRLRTRYVDEQATDLDDALARIERYTRAGEARSVALLGNAAEVLPELVRRGVRPDAVTDQTSAHDPLHGYLPVGLTVAEWEEEQKIVPERVRAAAMKSMRTHVEAMLAFQQMGVPVFDYGNNIRQMALDAGCRAAFDFPGFVPAYVRPLFCRGVGPFRWVALSGDPEDIYRTDAKVKELIPDDPHLHRWLDMARERISFQGLPARICWVGLGLRHKLGLAFNEMVRNGELKAPVVIGRDHLDSGSVASPNRETESMKDGSDAVSDWPLLNAMLNVAGGASWVSLHHGGGVGMGYSQHSGVVIVCDGSEAADRRIARVLWNDPGTGVMRHADAGYDIAIDCAREQGLDLPSL from the coding sequence ATGACCCGCCACGATCCGTCCCGCAATCCACGTGCGCCGCGCGGCAACACGCTCAACTGCAGATCCTGGCTCACCGAGGCCCCGTTCCGCATGCTGCAGAACAACCTCGATGCCGAGGTCGCCGAGGACCCGGCCGCACTGGTCGTCTACGGCGGCATCGGCCGCGCCGCGCGCGACTGGGAAAGCTATGACCGCATCCTGGAAACGCTCAAGCGGCTGGAAGACGACCAGACCCTGCTGGTGCAGTCCGGCAAGCCGGTGGGCGTGTTCCCGACCCATCCGGATGCGCCGCGCGTGCTCATCGCCAACTCCAACCTGGTGCCGCACTGGGCCAACTGGGACCACTTCAACGAGCTCGATAGGAAGGGCTTGATGATGTACGGACAGATGACTGCCGGCAGCTGGATCTACATCGGTACCCAGGGCATCGTCCAGGGCACCTACGAGACCTTCGTCGAGATGGGCCGCCAGCACTACGGCGGCGACCTCACCGGCAAGTGGATCCTGACCGCCGGCCTGGGCGGCATGGGCGGCGCGCAGCCGCTGGCCGCCTCGCTGGCTGGCGCCTGCTCGCTGGTGGTCGAGTGCCGGCAGAGCCGCATCGACTTCCGCCTGCGCACCCGCTACGTCGACGAGCAGGCCACCGACCTGGACGACGCGCTGGCCCGCATCGAGCGCTACACCCGTGCAGGCGAGGCACGCTCGGTCGCCCTGCTCGGCAATGCCGCCGAGGTGTTGCCGGAGCTGGTGCGCCGTGGCGTGCGCCCGGACGCGGTCACCGACCAGACCAGCGCACACGACCCGCTGCACGGCTACCTGCCGGTCGGGCTGACCGTGGCCGAGTGGGAAGAAGAACAGAAGATCGTGCCCGAGCGCGTGCGCGCGGCGGCGATGAAGTCCATGCGCACCCACGTCGAGGCGATGCTGGCCTTCCAGCAGATGGGCGTGCCGGTGTTCGACTATGGCAACAACATCCGGCAGATGGCGCTGGATGCGGGCTGCCGCGCTGCCTTCGACTTCCCCGGTTTCGTGCCAGCCTACGTGCGTCCGCTGTTCTGCCGCGGCGTCGGCCCGTTCCGCTGGGTGGCGCTCAGCGGCGATCCGGAAGACATCTACAGGACTGATGCCAAGGTCAAGGAACTGATCCCCGACGACCCGCACCTGCACCGCTGGCTGGACATGGCGCGTGAGCGCATCAGCTTCCAGGGCCTGCCGGCGCGCATCTGCTGGGTCGGCCTGGGCCTGCGCCACAAGCTGGGCCTGGCCTTCAACGAGATGGTCCGCAACGGCGAACTGAAGGCGCCGGTAGTGATCGGCCGCGACCATCTGGACAGCGGCAGCGTTGCCTCGCCCAACCGCGAGACCGAATCGATGAAGGACGGCTCGGATGCGGTGTCCGACTGGCCGCTGCTCAACGCCATGCTCAACGTCGCCGGCGGCGCCTCCTGGGTGAGCCTGCACCATGGCGGTGGCGTGGGCATGGGTTACTCGCAGCACTCGGGCGTGGTGATCGTCTGCGACGGCAGCGAGGCCGCCGACCGCCGCATTGCACGCGTGCTGTGGAACGATCCGGGCACCGGCGTCATGCGCCATGCCGATGCCGGTTACGACATCGCCATCGACTGCGCCCGCGAACAGGGCCTGGACCTGCCCAGCCTGTAA
- a CDS encoding ferredoxin reductase produces MKHRYHNPAPPQIPWVTEAFFDFWSTRFHPLWTLRRPLARLVSRRAEGSAAVTVVLQPNRHFPGLLPGQHVNIAVEVDGRRTTRSYSPTLLPDGRLEITAKLVRGGKVSAWLAGGMPIGATLDISPAFGDMTLATGASQPLLLLAAGSGITPMRALLRQLDAAGMPAPVDLVYWIRERGEQCFAAELAAIAARHSNFHLHLAVTGEGTPRVGGYDLSAIGDLAPRRVLACGPAGFVQAARERLHDKVVAFEAEAFSLPELADVETGEVELELSRSGRRLRVPRGTPLLTALEAQGINPPSGCRMGVCNTCVCEKGQGVVRNTLNGDYTSEPSTRIKLCVNSASTDLILEL; encoded by the coding sequence ATGAAGCACCGCTACCACAACCCGGCTCCGCCGCAGATTCCGTGGGTGACCGAGGCCTTCTTTGATTTCTGGTCCACGAGGTTCCATCCGCTGTGGACCCTGCGTCGACCGCTGGCCCGTCTGGTCAGCCGTCGCGCCGAAGGCAGTGCCGCGGTGACCGTGGTCCTGCAGCCCAACCGGCATTTCCCGGGGCTGCTGCCGGGCCAGCACGTGAACATCGCCGTGGAAGTCGATGGTCGTCGCACCACACGCTCCTACAGCCCGACGCTGCTGCCTGACGGTCGCCTGGAAATCACCGCCAAGCTGGTGCGTGGTGGCAAGGTCAGCGCCTGGCTGGCCGGCGGCATGCCGATCGGCGCGACCCTGGACATCAGCCCGGCGTTTGGCGACATGACCCTTGCCACCGGTGCCAGCCAGCCGCTGCTGTTGCTGGCCGCCGGTAGCGGCATCACTCCGATGCGCGCCCTGTTGCGCCAGCTCGATGCGGCCGGCATGCCGGCGCCGGTGGACCTGGTCTACTGGATCCGCGAGCGCGGCGAGCAGTGCTTTGCCGCCGAACTGGCCGCCATCGCCGCACGCCATTCCAACTTCCACCTGCATCTGGCGGTGACCGGTGAGGGCACCCCGCGGGTTGGCGGCTATGACCTGTCCGCGATCGGCGACCTGGCCCCGCGCCGGGTACTGGCCTGTGGCCCGGCGGGCTTCGTCCAGGCCGCACGCGAGCGCCTGCACGACAAGGTCGTCGCGTTCGAGGCCGAGGCGTTCAGCCTGCCGGAACTGGCCGACGTGGAAACCGGCGAAGTGGAGCTGGAACTGTCCCGCAGCGGCCGTCGCCTGCGCGTGCCGCGCGGCACCCCGCTGCTGACTGCCCTGGAGGCCCAGGGCATCAACCCGCCGTCCGGCTGCCGCATGGGCGTGTGCAACACCTGCGTCTGCGAGAAGGGCCAGGGTGTCGTCCGCAATACGCTCAACGGCGACTACACCAGCGAGCCGTCCACCCGCATCAAGCTGTGCGTCAACAGCGCCAGCACCGACCTGATCCTGGAGCTGTGA